TCTGATAAGGATTGTTCCGGATGTATGGAGTTGCATTTTATGAGTGTAGCTCCTGTGGATGCTCTTGCACAGGTTTAGAAATTATCTTTcatttgaatgtaaatataCCTGTGCCGACattgtcagaatcagaaagagctttattgcaaagttgtattttacacatacaaggaatttgctttggtgataaggtgccaCATATAGCCAAACATacatttgacataaataaatgtataggAAAAAAActgagttaaaaacaaaaacaaaacagagctcaCCTTATGCCAAGGCATCTATATGCAGCGCCATCTTTGTTTCATGTGGTGCAAATGCAATGGTTAGTTTATCTTTCAAGCATCAGGACTCTAGTAGTAAAACTCAACAAATATCATGCAGATATCTTGAACTACAAGTTGCTTGTGAAAACACCAGAGAAATAGACGGAGTCGTTCTTTGGTCTGTATATCATGGGTTCACTGCCACATGAGATTTCAATAGACTGCATATTTCATGGCGTTTTTACATGTCTTAAGTACTAATGATAGACCAAAATCTGGCATTTGGAGATAATCAGCATTGGCCAATACCTGCACTCACGAGGCCAATGTACAAAAAATGTCTGCAGATACATCTACAGGCAGCCCTcgtcagtgtggctgctgtggaacaaTCTTAGTGCTCCCCCTTGTGAGTTTTGTAAGCTGGTGAAAAAGTTAGTTTCAGTTGTTTTGATAACggcctgctctctaaatatcggcatTGGCCATTGAAAAATCCATCAACCGTTATTTAGTAGCAAAATAGTTTTTAAGTGCCATACATGTGTGGGCATTTTGactacagtaaataaaacagtttgcttctttggggggaaaaaacaaaaaaaacccactcaTTTGCTGCCCTTTTGTCCTCTAGATTGTGCGAACCTTCAAGATCGAGACAAGAAAAGCCTCAAAAGCTGTTGCCAGGAGAAAGGTCTGCTTTTAAATTGAATTTGGTTGAAGCTGAAGTCACACAAGACTTTGCGTAAAGTCAAGTGTCGtgtattgtttttggttttctcATTTCAGAACTGGAAGAAATTTGGTAACTCTGAGTTTGATGCGCCAGGTCCTAATGTTGCCACCACCACAGTCAGTGACGATGTCTTCATGACTTTCATTTCCAGCAAAGAGGTGAGCATCCAGCGTGAGCTTTAAGAGTTTGTGCTGCTGCTCACTGATGTGTAGCAGTCCAAATAATGCAATGTAAACACACTTTAACTGTCATTGGCCTCTAATTTACTTGAATTAGCTTGTTACTGAAATCCCATCTTACCTCTTGCAGGACTTGAATGCCCAAGACCAGGATGAGGATCCCATGAATAAACTGAAAGGACAGAAGATTGTTTCTTGTCGTATTTGCAAAGGCGACCATTGGACCACCCGCTGTCCGTACAAAGACACCCTGGGTCCCATGCAGAAGGAGCTGGCTGAACAGCTTGGGCTTTCCACTGGAGACAAGGATAAGCCTGCTGGCTCTGGTACCATGAGTACACCATCAAATTTTGATCTGTCAGACTTGGTGGTTGGCTGTTCCTAATGTTGAGACTGtggcctgcttttcttttctctttcaccAGCGGAACCAGAGCCTGTACAACCCGCACAGAGCAAGACTGGGAAGTATGTGCCCCCGAGCCTGAGGGATGGAGGGACGCGAAGGGGGGAGTCGATGCAGCCCAATCGCCGAGGTGGGTGTAAGTAGCAAATCCTTTTTTATCTCTTTATACACGCACATTCTGAATTTGAGTCATTGTTCACCTGCAAGATTGCTCAAAAATATATATGCTCATAAATAAAGAGTATATGTTTTCACCTGACAGCTGATGACAATGCCACTATTCGTGTGACCAATCTGTCTGAGGACACCCGCGAGACAGACTTGCAGGAGCTCTTCAGACCATTTGGCTCCATCTCGAGGATTTATCTGGCCAAGGACAAGAACACCGGACAGTCGAAGGTCAGCGCTCATTTTGAGAATACAAACACCTAcacctttttaatttttgaggcatttaaaagaaaagaaggaagcCAAGTAGAGAGGAATTATTCAAGCAGGTGTTTATAGATTCCATACATATGTAATTCTTACACAAGTGCAACACACAGTGTACATGGTATGactgtagtgtttttttttttgtttgtttgttttttctcagcTGTGTTTTGCATATATTAAACAAAGCATGCACTGTTGAGTTGATGACTAGCTAGCACTGCCACAGGGNNNNNNNNNNNNNNNNNNNNNNNNNNNNNNNNNNNNNNNNNNNNNNNNNNNNNNNNNNNNNNNNNNNNNNNNNNNNNNNNNNNNNNNNNNNNNNNNNNNNTTTTAGATGTCAAAAAGTATTTGCGGCTCCCAGTGTTTTCTTTTCCGTGGAAACCGAGTTCAAATGGCTCTTTCGGTGTTAAAGGTTGCCGACCCCTGGCctagactgtataaaaagttAAACCACATGACTCTTATTTTTGAAGCTAAAAGTTAAACAAGCGTTGTACTTTTATTGTGACGTCCCGGAAGTGTGCGTAGTGGCGGTTCGTCTCGACTCTCCCTCTTTGCGGTCCTGAAGCTAAGCTAGCTGAGAGGATGCCTTCGATTGAATACGACGAGTGAGTGTTATTATAACACATTTAATGAAGTCTGCTTGTATTTGGATATACTTTATTGATCTAATATTGCTTATCAATCTATCCCTTACAGTTCAAAGCCCAGCTGGGCAGACCAAGTCGAGGAGGAAGGAGATGAAGGTAAAGAGCTAGCTAACGcagttagctaatgctagcacaGCTCTTGTAGTCTGGTGCCCGGAGGAGGAGGCCGACTAGGCGGCTTCCACTTCCACGTGGTTGTCGGGTGGAATGCTGGAGCTAAAAATATACTTACCTGCGGGGTTTTAGATATCTAATAATTTAAAGGCGCAAGTCATACACCTGAGTGACTGGCATAATTGGGcgatttattgatgaaatatgtTACCGACGTTTGCTGTGGCCTGTGGGTAGTGACGTAGACGGTGTCATGCACTCGTAACGTTAAAGTTAGCAAGCTTAGCATTAGCCAGATAACTAGCTACCGTATGTTGCAGACTTTGATTAGACGTAAATGTATATATGACTAACGAACATGTACCCATTTTCAGGTTTAAAGTGGGTCCTGGGTTAGTTGACATAGGAGATGAGAAATTCTGGGGCTGCTCCATTGACACTGTTGACAGCACAGAGTAGTAAAGTGTTGATGGCCAAATTAACTTAGCTTATTGTTATTAgaatttaaacataaaaaatgtctttattggAAAAGGCTTATCTCAGTCGCCAGTTACATATTTGATCAAACATTATCTAAGGCTGAAGCATCAACAGTTATAGCAGGCAAATACAATCGAAAGCCTCCAAGAAGATGGTAACtttctttgccttttttgtGTCAGTAAGTCTAACTTGACTACATATTATTTTGTCAGGAACACTACCACCCCCCAAGGAAACCATCAAAGGAAATATAAAAACTATCACAGAATATAAAATCGACGATGACGGAAAGAAGTTCAAGGTAAtttgaggttttttttgtttgtttttttaaaaatcatattttgAATCTGATAAGGATTGTTCCGGATGTATGGAGTTGCATTTTATGAGTGTAGCTCCTGTGGATGCTCTTGCACAGGTTTAGAAATTATCTTTcatttgaatgtaaatataCCTGTGCCGACattgtcagaatcagaaagagctttattgcaaagttgtattttacacatacaaggaatttgctttggtgataaggtgccaCATATAGCCAAACATacatttgacataaataaatgtataggAAAAAAActgagttaaaaacaaaaacaaaacagagctcaCCTTATGCCAAGGCATCTATATGCAGCGCCATCTTTGTTTCATGTGGTGCAAATGCAATGGTTAGTTTATCTTTCAAGCATCAGGACTCTAGTAGTAAAACTCAACAAATATCATGCAGATATCTTGAACTACAAGTTGCTTGTGAAAACACCAGAGAAATAGACGGAGTCGTTCTTTGGTCTGTATATCATGGGTTCACTGCCACATGAGATTTCAATAGACTGCATATTTCATGGCGTTTTTACATGTCTTAAGTACTAATGATAGACCAAAATCTGGCATTTGGAGATAATCAGCATTGGCCAATACCTGCACTCACGAGGCCAATGTACAAAAAATGTCTGCAGATACATCTACAGGCAGCCCTcgtcagtgtggctgctgtggaacaaTCTTAGTGCTCCCCCTTGTGAGTTTTGTAAGCTGGTGAAAAAGTTAGTTTCAGTTGTTTTGATAACggcctgctctctaaatatcggcatTGGCCATTGAAAAATCCATCAACCGTTATTTAGTAGCAAAATAGTTTTTAAGTGCCATACATGTGTGGGCATTTTGactacagtaaataaaacagtttgcttctttggggggaaaaaacaaaaaaaacccactcaTTTGCTGCCCTTTTGTCCTCTAGATTGTGCGAACCTTCAAGATCGAGACAAGAAAAGCCTCAAAAGCTGTTGCCAGGAGAAAGGTCTGCTTTTAAATTGAATTTGGTTGAAGCTGAAGTCACACAAGACTTTGCGTAAAGTCAAGTGTCGtgtattgtttttggttttctcATTTCAGAACTGGAAGAAATTTGGTAACTCTGAGTTTGATGCGCCAGGTCCTAATGTTGCCACCACCACAGTCAGTGACGATGTCTTCATGACTTTCATTTCCAGCAAAGAGGTGAGCATCCAGCGTGAGCTTTAAGAGTTTGTGCTGCTGCTCACTGATGTGTAGCAGTCCAAATAATGCAATGTAAACACACTTTAACTGTCATTGGCCTCTAATTTACTTGAATTAGCTTGTTACTGAAATCCCATCTTACCTCTTGCAGGACTTGAATGCCCAAGACCAGGATGAGGATCCCATGAATAAACTGAAAGGACAGAAGATTGTTTCTTGTCGTATTTGCAAAGGCGACCATTGGACCACCCGCTGTCCGTACAAAGACACCCTGGGTCCCATGCAGAAGGAGCTGGCTGAACAGCTTGGGCTTTCCACTGGAGACAAGGATAAGCCTGCTGGCTCTGGTACCATGAGTACACCATCAAATTTTGATCTGTCAGACTTGGTGGTTGGCTGTTCCTAATGTTGAGACTGtggcctgcttttcttttctctttcaccAGCGGAACCAGAGCCTGTACAACCCGCACAGAGCAAGACTGGGAAGTATGTGCCCCCGAGCCTGAGGGATGGAGGGACGCGAAGGGGGGAGTCGATGCAGCCCAATCGCCGA
The DNA window shown above is from Micropterus dolomieu isolate WLL.071019.BEF.003 ecotype Adirondacks unplaced genomic scaffold, ASM2129224v1 scaffold_80, whole genome shotgun sequence and carries:
- the eif3g gene encoding eukaryotic translation initiation factor 3 subunit G isoform X2, producing the protein MPSIEYDDSKPSWADQVEEEGDEGTLPPPKETIKGNIKTITEYKIDDDGKKFKIVRTFKIETRKASKAVARRKNWKKFGNSEFDAPGPNVATTTVSDDVFMTFISSKEDLNAQDQDEDPMNKLKGQKIVSCRICKGDHWTTRCPYKDTLGPMQKELAEQLGLSTGDKDKPAGSAEPEPVQPAQSKTGKYVPPSLRDGGTRRGESMQPNRRGGSDDNATIRVTNLSEDTRETDLQELFRPFGSISRIYLAKDKNTGQSKGFAFISFHRREDAARAIAGVSGFGYDHLILNVEWAKPSNN
- the eif3g gene encoding eukaryotic translation initiation factor 3 subunit G isoform X4; this encodes MPSIEYDDSKPSWADQVEEEGDEGTLPPPKETIKGNIKTITEYKIDDDGKKFKIVRTFKIETRKASKAVARRKNWKKFGNSEFDAPGPNVATTTVSDDVFMTFISSKEDLNAQDQDEDPMNKLKGQKIVSCRICKGDHWTTRCPYKDTLGPMQKELAEQLGLSTGDKDKPAGSAEPEPVQPAQSKTGKYVPPSLRDGGTRRGESMQPNRRADDNATIRVTNLSEDTRETDLQELFRPFGSISRIYLAKDKNTGQSKGFAFISFHRREDAARAIAGVSGFGYDHLILNVEWAKPSNN
- the eif3g gene encoding eukaryotic translation initiation factor 3 subunit G isoform X1: MPSIEYDDSKPSWADQVEEEGDEGTLPPPKETIKGNIKTITEYKIDDDGKKFKIVRTFKIETRKASKAVARRKNWKKFGNSEFDAPGPNVATTTVSDDVFMTFISSKEDLNAQDQDEDPMNKLKGQKIVSCRICKGDHWTTRCPYKDTLGPMQKELAEQLGLSTGDKDKPAGSAEPEPVQPAQSKTGKYVPPSLRDGGTRRGESMQPNRRGGSDDNATIRVTNLSEDTRETDLQELFRPFGSISRIYLAKDKNTGQSKGFAFISFHRREDAARAIAGVSGFGYDHLILNVEWAKPSNN
- the eif3g gene encoding eukaryotic translation initiation factor 3 subunit G isoform X3; amino-acid sequence: MPSIEYDDSKPSWADQVEEEGDEGTLPPPKETIKGNIKTITEYKIDDDGKKFKIVRTFKIETRKASKAVARRKNWKKFGNSEFDAPGPNVATTTVSDDVFMTFISSKEDLNAQDQDEDPMNKLKGQKIVSCRICKGDHWTTRCPYKDTLGPMQKELAEQLGLSTGDKDKPAGSAEPEPVQPAQSKTGKYVPPSLRDGGTRRGESMQPNRRADDNATIRVTNLSEDTRETDLQELFRPFGSISRIYLAKDKNTGQSKGFAFISFHRREDAARAIAGVSGFGYDHLILNVEWAKPSNN